The DNA region CGCAAACACTTACCGACGAAGAATTTGCTTCGCTCGCAGAAAAAATTTTAGGCAATAACGAATTAAACGATAAATAAATGGGGTTCTATCATAATCCCATATTATTACATCAAGCAGTTGATGGATTAAATATCCATGAAAATGGGGTTTATCTCGACCTTACATTTGGTGGAGGTGGATATACTTCTGAGATTTTAAAAAGAGCTCAAAATATAAAAGTACTTGCATTCGATATAGATAGCGATGCACTTAAAAACGAACTGGACGATAATCGTGTTACGCTTATTCATGCTAATTACCGATTTTTCGACCATTTTCTGAAATATTTAGCTGTCGATAAAGTAGATGGAATCGTAGCCGATTTGGGTGTCTCGTCGCACCAATTTGATACAGCTGAGCGAGGTTTCTCGTTCCGCTTTGATCATAGCCCTCTTGATCTTAGAATGAACCAAGAAATGAAATTGACGGCAGCTCAGATAGTGCAAACATACGAACAAAATAAATTAAGTTATATTTTTTATCATTATGGAGAGGTAGAAAATGCCTCAAAACTTTCTAATATTATTGTAGAAAGACGTGAGTCGAAAAAAATTGAAACCGTTAGTGATTTTTTAGAGGTTATTCAACCTCTAATTCCAAAAGGTAAAGAGCATAAATACTTAGCTAAAGTTTTTCAGGCATTGAGAATTGAAGTCAATGACGAAATAAATGCCTTAAAAGAAATGCTCAACAAAACTATACATTACATAATAACTGGAGGCTATTTAAGCATTGTAAGTTATCACTCACTAGAAGATACACTAGTAAAAAATTTTTTTAAAAGTGGAAATTTTGAAGGCGTAATACCTAAAGATTTTAAAGGAATGCCCCTCAAAACTCCCTTTGTACAAACTCACAAAAAAGCTATACAACCATCCGAAAATGAAATAGCAATTAACAATAGAGCAAGAAGTGCAAAACTTAGAATTGGAAAACGCCAATGACCGACCAGCAAAAACATATTGACCCTAAAGCATCAAAAAAGGAATTGTTTCGTTCCATTTTAGATGGTTCGTTGCTCACGCGTGAGCTTATATTAAAAAATTTGCGATTTATTCTTTACTTAGTTTTTCTAGGATTGCTTTACATTGCTAATCGAAATCATGCTGAACACCTTTTACGCGAAACCATTAAATTAAAAAAAGAAATAGAAGAACTTAAAGCCGAACAATTATCGGTATCGTCTAAGCTAATGCAGATGTCTCAACAAAGCGAAGTTGAAAAACTTATGCAGCAGCAACAATTAGAATTGAGTAACTCTGATAAACCACCATATAAAATTACACTAACATGTCGGAAGCAAAAAAAGACATATTGATTCGTATAGGATTGTTATATATTGGAATGGTGGTTTTTTCAATCATCATTTTAGGACGTGTTTTATATTTACAGATTATTGAAGGTTCTTACTGGAAATCGAAAGCTTATCAGATAAGTCAGAAAAATATTATTATTCCACCTATGCGTGGCAATATTCTATCGAGTGATGGAAAAATATTAGCAACTTCGGTACCTTATTACGAAATCAGACTCGATTTTAGAGCCGAAGGTTTAAAAAAAGATACTTTCTATAAGCATATCGATTCGTTATCGTTTTATTTAGCTCAATTATTTGCCGATAAAACGGCTTCAGAATATAAAAAGGAATTAACACATGCATTCAAAAAAGGTTATCGTTACTATTTATTAAAGCGTAAAGTCGATTATCCGCAACTAAAAAAATTAAAAACGTTTCCACTATTCAGAATGGGACCCAATAAGGGTGGATTTATTGCTGTGCAATTATATTATCGGGCAAAACCATTTGGTCAATTAGCTTCACGTACTTTGGGCTATGCAAGTGCCGATAGGGTTGTGGTTGGCATAGAGGGAGCTTTTGATAGCTATTTGAGAGGAAAAGAAGGAGTGCAAATGATGCAACGCTTAGCAGGAAATATTTGGATGCCGATTAATAACGGCAATACCATTGAACCTAAAGATGGATTAGATGTAGTTACTACAATAGATGTTAATTTACAAGATGTCGCTCATCATTCGCTTTTAACCCATTTAAAACAACATGGGGCTAAATATGGATGTGCTATTGTAATGGAAACACAGACAGGACATATTAAAGCTATTGCAAACCTCGAATACGACACCGCTAAACAAGATTATATCGAAAAATTCAATTATGCCATTGGCGAAAGTGTTGAACCTGGTTCTACTTTTAAATTGGTTACCATGCTAGCAGCACTCGAAGAAGGTTGCATTAAAATAACCGATACTATTAATACAGGTAATGGCGTTGTTACTTATTATGGTGCAAAAATGAAAGATGCACACGAAGGAGGTTTGGGAAAAATTTCAGTAGCCGATGTCTTTGCTTATTCTTCAAATGTTGGTACTTCAAAAATCGCTACATCGTGTTTTGCTCGAGATCCAAAAGTTTTTGTTCAACGCATTTACAGCTTGCACCTAAACGAAAAGCTTGGATTACAAATAAAAGGTGAAGGAACTCCGATTATTAAAGACCCTTCTGATACTTCATGGTCCGGACTTACACTTCCTTGGATGTCTATTGGTTATGAGGTAAAAGTTACACCTATGCAAATTCTTACTTTATATAATGCGGTTGCTAATAATGGAAAAATGGTAAAACCATTGCTTATAAAGGAACTTCGATATAGAGGAAGTGTTACCAAAGAGTTTGAGCCAGTTGTTAT from Bacteroidales bacterium includes:
- the rsmH gene encoding 16S rRNA (cytosine(1402)-N(4))-methyltransferase RsmH, which encodes MGFYHNPILLHQAVDGLNIHENGVYLDLTFGGGGYTSEILKRAQNIKVLAFDIDSDALKNELDDNRVTLIHANYRFFDHFLKYLAVDKVDGIVADLGVSSHQFDTAERGFSFRFDHSPLDLRMNQEMKLTAAQIVQTYEQNKLSYIFYHYGEVENASKLSNIIVERRESKKIETVSDFLEVIQPLIPKGKEHKYLAKVFQALRIEVNDEINALKEMLNKTIHYIITGGYLSIVSYHSLEDTLVKNFFKSGNFEGVIPKDFKGMPLKTPFVQTHKKAIQPSENEIAINNRARSAKLRIGKRQ
- a CDS encoding transpeptidase family protein codes for the protein MSEAKKDILIRIGLLYIGMVVFSIIILGRVLYLQIIEGSYWKSKAYQISQKNIIIPPMRGNILSSDGKILATSVPYYEIRLDFRAEGLKKDTFYKHIDSLSFYLAQLFADKTASEYKKELTHAFKKGYRYYLLKRKVDYPQLKKLKTFPLFRMGPNKGGFIAVQLYYRAKPFGQLASRTLGYASADRVVVGIEGAFDSYLRGKEGVQMMQRLAGNIWMPINNGNTIEPKDGLDVVTTIDVNLQDVAHHSLLTHLKQHGAKYGCAIVMETQTGHIKAIANLEYDTAKQDYIEKFNYAIGESVEPGSTFKLVTMLAALEEGCIKITDTINTGNGVVTYYGAKMKDAHEGGLGKISVADVFAYSSNVGTSKIATSCFARDPKVFVQRIYSLHLNEKLGLQIKGEGTPIIKDPSDTSWSGLTLPWMSIGYEVKVTPMQILTLYNAVANNGKMVKPLLIKELRYRGSVTKEFEPVVISPAICSEQTLKSLKIMLERVVEKGTAKNLNHSPYKIAGKTGTAQIARGKHGYKDENAVKTYRASFVGYFPADNPKYSIIVVVNSPSNSVYYGNLVAGPIFKEIADKIYATHVDIQKDYVAADSLQNKLPVIKKGYAKDIMALKKYFRLQNVIENPSLRWAVAHANDKKIILKSFNYSKKYVPDVVGMGLRDAMHILGNAGMEVRIVGRGKVVKQSLPAGTQIEKGAIIYLELS